The Denitrificimonas caeni genome has a segment encoding these proteins:
- a CDS encoding ATP-binding cassette domain-containing protein, with product MRSIPPIIELQNLRFAWPKQATLLDIDTFRLEPEQSLFLKGPSGSGKTTLLGLLGGVHLAQSGSIHLLGQDLSLLSSSARDRFRADHSGFIFQQFNLLPFLSVTDNVLLPCQFSKLRQQRAIERHGSTQAAAHALLKQLGLPTDLQQQLAGELSIGQQQRVAAARALIGQPKLVIADEPTSALDADSRESFLQLLFAECQAAGASLLFVSHDQSLAPLFDRSLDLNQLNRATRKQEF from the coding sequence ATGCGCAGTATCCCGCCCATTATTGAGCTGCAAAACTTACGTTTTGCCTGGCCCAAACAAGCCACCCTGCTTGATATCGACACCTTTCGCCTAGAGCCCGAACAAAGTCTATTTTTGAAAGGCCCATCGGGTAGCGGCAAAACCACCTTGTTAGGCTTGCTGGGCGGCGTTCATTTAGCACAAAGTGGCAGTATCCACTTACTGGGGCAAGACTTAAGCTTGCTCAGCTCCAGCGCCCGCGACCGTTTCCGGGCTGACCACAGTGGCTTTATTTTTCAGCAATTTAATTTACTGCCGTTCTTATCGGTCACCGATAATGTACTTTTGCCCTGCCAGTTTTCGAAACTGCGCCAGCAGCGCGCAATCGAGCGTCATGGCTCAACCCAAGCCGCCGCGCACGCCTTACTTAAACAACTGGGACTGCCCACTGATCTACAACAGCAACTAGCTGGTGAACTGTCCATCGGTCAGCAACAAAGAGTCGCGGCAGCTCGTGCCTTGATCGGCCAACCTAAGCTGGTGATTGCCGACGAACCCACCTCAGCCCTCGACGCCGACAGCCGTGAGAGCTTTTTGCAGCTGCTATTTGCCGAGTGCCAAGCGGCAGGCGCAAGCTTATTATTTGTCAGCCATGACCAATCCTTAGCACCTTTATTTGATCGCAGCCTCGACCTCAATCAGCTCAACCGTGCCACCCGCAAGCAGGAGTTTTAA
- a CDS encoding DUF2796 domain-containing protein, whose amino-acid sequence MPSRYLLPSLILTLASFSLVAHEHGHEHEHEHEHEHEHSLAAHVHGVATLNIAIENQQLALQLASPAMNIIGFEYKPHSAADQHAVITAERSLKNEQLLFVLPQSAGCSLSALDIDNDLTDLNHEEQHSTDATQHQHSDIIVNYSYKCTNPTKLRSMELTGFFKAFPLTEKINVQLISAQAQQGSELTANNPLLSW is encoded by the coding sequence ATGCCTAGTCGCTACTTACTGCCCTCTTTGATCCTAACTTTGGCATCCTTCAGCCTCGTTGCCCATGAGCATGGGCATGAGCATGAGCATGAGCATGAGCATGAGCATGAGCACAGTTTGGCAGCCCATGTACACGGTGTTGCAACGCTTAATATAGCCATTGAAAATCAGCAACTGGCTCTGCAACTGGCCAGTCCGGCCATGAATATCATTGGTTTTGAATATAAGCCACACAGTGCTGCTGACCAACACGCGGTCATTACTGCAGAGCGTAGTCTCAAAAATGAGCAGTTGCTCTTTGTTCTGCCGCAAAGTGCTGGATGCAGTTTAAGTGCACTAGACATTGACAATGACCTCACTGACTTAAACCATGAAGAACAACATTCCACAGATGCAACCCAGCACCAACACAGCGATATTATCGTGAACTACAGCTATAAGTGCACAAACCCCACTAAGCTTCGCAGCATGGAGCTCACAGGTTTCTTTAAGGCCTTTCCGCTGACAGAAAAAATCAATGTGCAACTGATTAGCGCGCAAGCCCAACAAGGCTCTGAGCTAACAGCCAACAACCCCTTACTAAGTTGGTAA
- a CDS encoding DUF3299 domain-containing protein, translating into MRKIFWITLLLCSFNMAFASELRTLKWEEMVPADAPPLPPPSALHDLNQLADILAAESGPAAEQQHPNAPVVPELDGLQVKLPGYIVPLVIDDNSRITEFLLVPYFGACIHVPPPPSNQIVYVHSEGGVAMGDMWQPYWIEGKLSVESFSSDIADTGYRAEAEQIYPYVFDSPAVY; encoded by the coding sequence ATGCGAAAAATCTTCTGGATCACCCTGCTGCTCTGCAGTTTTAATATGGCGTTTGCCAGCGAGCTGCGCACACTAAAGTGGGAAGAAATGGTGCCTGCGGATGCGCCACCCTTACCACCACCGTCAGCATTACACGACCTCAACCAATTGGCTGATATCCTCGCCGCCGAAAGCGGCCCAGCAGCAGAACAGCAACACCCCAACGCCCCCGTAGTGCCAGAGTTGGATGGCCTGCAGGTTAAGCTACCCGGCTATATCGTGCCCTTAGTGATTGACGATAACAGCCGCATTACGGAGTTTTTACTGGTGCCCTACTTTGGCGCCTGCATCCATGTACCACCACCGCCATCCAACCAAATTGTTTATGTGCACAGCGAAGGCGGTGTCGCCATGGGCGATATGTGGCAACCCTACTGGATCGAAGGCAAGCTCAGTGTCGAGTCGTTTAGTAGTGATATAGCCGATACTGGATACCGCGCAGAGGCTGAACAGATTTACCCTTACGTCTTCGATAGCCCTGCTGTTTATTAA
- a CDS encoding ABC transporter permease: MHLLRIALRSLNNRRFTALLTIFAIALSITLLLAVERVRTETRASFASTISSTDLIVGARSGSVNLLLYSVFRIGNATNNIRWSSFEHFAQHPQVKWAVPMSLGDSHHGYRVLGTSEDFFSHYQYGRKQPLKLRDGRFFSDQAPFEVVLGAEVADALNYQLGKEIVLAHGVATISLVKHDDKPFTVVGILERTGTPVDRTLHIALAGMEALHIDWQHGAPAYGNRKISAEQALQMDLQPKAITAILLGLNSKIATFAVQREINQWRGEPLLAILPGVALQELWSLMGTAEKALFIVSLFVVLTGLIGMLTAILTSLNERRREMAILRSVGARPWHIAGLLILEAFTLTLAGLALGLALLYLAIAVAQAPLQSYYGLYLPLAAPSLYEWQLLGAVLLAAVLMGAVPAWRAYRQSLADGLNIRL, translated from the coding sequence GTGCATTTGCTTCGTATTGCCTTGCGCAGCTTAAATAACCGCCGCTTTACCGCTTTACTGACCATTTTTGCTATCGCTCTGTCCATTACCTTACTCCTGGCTGTAGAGCGGGTGCGCACCGAAACCCGCGCCAGCTTTGCCAGCACTATTAGCTCCACTGACTTAATTGTTGGCGCACGCTCAGGCTCGGTGAACTTGTTGCTGTACTCCGTATTTCGCATTGGTAATGCCACCAATAATATCCGCTGGAGCAGCTTTGAACACTTTGCCCAGCATCCACAGGTTAAGTGGGCTGTGCCCATGTCATTGGGCGACTCCCATCACGGCTACCGGGTGCTGGGCACCTCAGAAGACTTCTTCAGTCATTATCAGTACGGCCGTAAACAACCCTTAAAACTGCGCGACGGCCGCTTTTTTAGTGATCAAGCCCCTTTTGAAGTGGTGCTGGGCGCTGAAGTCGCCGATGCGTTAAATTACCAACTGGGCAAGGAAATTGTTTTAGCCCATGGCGTCGCAACAATCAGCTTGGTCAAACATGATGATAAACCCTTCACAGTCGTGGGCATTCTCGAGCGCACCGGCACGCCTGTGGATCGTACCCTACATATTGCTCTAGCTGGCATGGAAGCTCTGCATATTGACTGGCAACATGGCGCGCCGGCTTATGGCAACCGTAAGATCAGCGCCGAACAAGCCCTGCAGATGGACTTACAGCCAAAAGCAATCACCGCTATATTGCTAGGCTTAAACAGCAAAATAGCCACCTTTGCCGTGCAGCGAGAAATCAACCAATGGCGCGGTGAACCTTTATTGGCTATTTTACCTGGGGTTGCCCTGCAAGAACTGTGGAGCCTGATGGGGACCGCAGAAAAAGCTTTATTTATAGTCTCGCTATTTGTGGTGCTGACCGGCTTAATCGGCATGCTCACCGCCATTCTTACCAGCCTTAATGAGCGCCGCCGCGAAATGGCTATTTTACGCTCAGTGGGTGCGCGTCCTTGGCACATTGCTGGCTTATTGATCCTTGAAGCTTTCACCTTAACGTTAGCTGGGCTTGCTCTGGGTCTGGCCTTGCTCTATTTGGCTATTGCTGTAGCGCAAGCACCGCTGCAAAGCTATTACGGCTTGTACCTGCCCTTGGCCGCGCCAAGTCTTTACGAGTGGCAACTGCTCGGTGCAGTGTTGCTCGCTGCGGTCTTGATGGGCGCAGTACCCGCATGGCGCGCGTACCGTCAGTCTTTAGCCGATGGCCTAAATATACGTTTGTAA
- a CDS encoding helix-turn-helix transcriptional regulator, translating into MATQQLYLAQTYMLQNKLEHALPLIQAVQQHAEQHGLLSLLAITQSTLYLHQHLQRSAQPCSSEQVHYILAPCQQAGLIQNMHELQALFAQQLKQQTTTSALLSPRELEVLGFVAQGLASKEIAEHLHISIHTVKAHIQRVYKKLEVSRRTQAVAKAEQMGLLTQQD; encoded by the coding sequence GTGGCGACTCAGCAACTGTATTTAGCACAAACTTATATGCTGCAAAACAAACTCGAGCACGCCCTACCGCTTATCCAAGCGGTGCAGCAGCATGCGGAGCAACACGGCCTGTTAAGCTTACTGGCAATAACGCAAAGCACCCTTTATTTGCATCAGCATTTACAACGCAGCGCGCAGCCCTGCAGCAGTGAGCAAGTGCACTATATTTTAGCCCCTTGCCAGCAAGCGGGACTGATACAAAACATGCATGAACTGCAGGCACTCTTTGCTCAGCAACTTAAGCAGCAAACCACCACAAGCGCGCTACTGAGTCCCCGTGAGTTGGAAGTTCTGGGCTTTGTGGCCCAAGGCCTAGCCAGTAAAGAAATTGCCGAGCACCTGCATATTTCAATACACACGGTTAAAGCACACATTCAGCGGGTGTATAAAAAACTGGAAGTCTCCCGGCGTACCCAAGCCGTCGCTAAAGCCGAGCAAATGGGCTTATTAACTCAACAAGATTAA
- a CDS encoding trimeric intracellular cation channel family protein translates to MLTYIYVIAITAEAMSGALAAGRRNMDLFGVALIAFITALGGGTVRDMLLGNYPVTWTQHPPYIYLTIGSGLATMLVARFMHKLNQIFLILDSMGLVAFTIIGCNVAIKLGYETPVIIMAGITTGIFGGILRDIMCNRTPQVLRHELYASVSMVVAVVYLLLMSQGVSDDINTLASFSFGLALRLAAIRWQLSLPVFSYSPGRWGD, encoded by the coding sequence GTGCTTACCTATATCTATGTGATTGCCATTACTGCCGAAGCCATGTCCGGTGCCTTAGCCGCTGGACGTCGTAATATGGATTTATTCGGTGTTGCTCTAATTGCCTTTATCACCGCGCTCGGTGGTGGCACCGTCCGCGACATGTTACTGGGCAACTACCCAGTCACCTGGACCCAGCATCCCCCCTATATTTACCTCACCATCGGCTCGGGCCTGGCAACTATGCTAGTGGCGCGTTTTATGCATAAGCTCAACCAGATTTTCTTGATTCTCGACTCCATGGGCTTGGTCGCTTTTACTATTATTGGCTGTAATGTAGCGATTAAGCTGGGTTACGAAACACCAGTAATCATTATGGCGGGGATTACCACAGGTATTTTTGGCGGTATTTTGCGCGATATTATGTGCAACCGTACACCACAAGTGCTGCGTCATGAGCTGTATGCCAGCGTCTCCATGGTGGTTGCAGTTGTGTATTTATTGTTAATGTCGCAAGGGGTCTCAGATGACATCAATACCCTTGCTTCCTTCAGCTTTGGCTTAGCTTTGCGCCTCGCCGCCATCCGCTGGCAACTATCGCTACCCGTGTTTTCTTACTCTCCCGGACGCTGGGGCGATTAA
- a CDS encoding PhoX family protein, which yields MAERGLSRRRFLGATAALGAVTFFSMTPVSRSIAAALSPTASSLLGFKAVPASTADTVVVPEGYQVERLISWGDPLFTDVAEFSNQLHKNTAANQKRQFGDNNDGMSLFPVDEQTAILAVNNEYTNYELMFEHQGKNMTAADVGYAQAAHGVSVITLAKAKEGWRFDKNGRFNRRIDANTAMRISGPAQGHALLQTNADPKGEAALGTFNNCANGMTPWGTYLTCEENFNGYFGSDAQVDMSPEFSRYGIAAEDAGYSWYKFDSRFDLAKEPNEPNRFGWVVEIDPHNPNSTPVKRTALGRFKHENAELVIAEDGRVVVYLGDDERGEHIYRFVSRNKYNPVDQAANRDLLDDGELFVAKFNEDGSGEWLSLTHGQNGLTAENGFASQADILIHARLAATQVGATTMDRPEWVAVHPHEPMVFCTLTNNKNRGLKDNQPVGGPNPRAENHYGQIVRWVPTAGQHTAKDFQWDLFLMAGNPDIHGGTPYAGSSNITTDNMFNSPDGIGFDQAGRLWIQSDGNYSNQGDFAGQGNNQMLCADPKTGEVRRFLTGPVACEITGLAFTPDQKTLFVGVQHPGEKLVASQFPFGGNSVPRSSVMVITREDGGVIGS from the coding sequence ATGGCTGAGCGTGGCCTGTCGCGTCGTCGTTTTCTGGGTGCGACTGCTGCTTTAGGTGCGGTGACCTTTTTTAGTATGACGCCTGTCAGTCGATCGATTGCCGCAGCATTGTCGCCAACAGCTAGCTCTTTGCTGGGTTTTAAAGCTGTGCCTGCCAGTACTGCAGACACAGTTGTGGTGCCAGAGGGTTATCAAGTTGAGCGTTTGATCTCTTGGGGTGATCCCTTATTTACCGATGTTGCAGAGTTTTCGAATCAGCTACATAAGAATACTGCGGCCAATCAAAAGCGTCAGTTTGGTGACAATAACGATGGCATGAGTTTGTTCCCAGTAGATGAGCAGACCGCTATTTTAGCCGTCAACAATGAGTACACCAACTACGAATTGATGTTTGAGCATCAGGGCAAAAATATGACCGCAGCGGATGTGGGTTATGCTCAAGCGGCACACGGCGTATCAGTTATAACGTTAGCTAAAGCTAAAGAGGGTTGGCGCTTTGATAAAAATGGACGTTTTAATCGCCGCATTGATGCCAACACAGCGATGCGTATCAGTGGCCCCGCGCAAGGGCATGCTTTACTGCAAACGAACGCTGACCCAAAGGGTGAAGCGGCCTTAGGTACTTTTAATAATTGCGCTAATGGCATGACCCCTTGGGGCACCTATTTAACCTGTGAAGAAAACTTTAATGGTTATTTTGGTAGTGATGCACAGGTTGATATGAGCCCTGAGTTTTCACGTTACGGTATTGCCGCAGAGGATGCAGGCTACAGTTGGTATAAGTTTGATTCGCGTTTTGACCTGGCCAAAGAACCTAACGAGCCTAATCGCTTCGGTTGGGTAGTCGAAATTGATCCGCATAACCCAAATTCCACACCAGTCAAGCGTACAGCTTTAGGTCGTTTTAAGCATGAAAACGCAGAGTTGGTGATTGCTGAAGATGGTCGCGTGGTGGTGTATTTAGGGGACGATGAGCGCGGCGAACATATTTACCGGTTTGTCAGTCGTAATAAGTACAATCCTGTGGATCAAGCCGCAAATCGTGACTTGTTAGATGATGGCGAATTATTTGTTGCTAAGTTTAATGAGGATGGCAGTGGCGAGTGGCTCAGTTTAACGCATGGGCAAAACGGTTTAACCGCAGAAAATGGCTTTGCCAGTCAAGCCGATATCCTGATTCATGCGCGCTTGGCGGCGACGCAAGTAGGGGCAACAACGATGGACCGACCAGAGTGGGTTGCGGTGCATCCTCATGAACCAATGGTGTTTTGCACCTTAACCAATAATAAAAATCGTGGACTTAAAGATAATCAGCCTGTAGGTGGGCCTAATCCTCGTGCGGAAAATCACTATGGACAGATTGTGCGTTGGGTACCAACAGCAGGACAGCATACAGCTAAAGATTTCCAGTGGGATCTGTTTTTAATGGCGGGTAATCCAGATATACATGGAGGAACACCTTATGCAGGCTCTAGTAATATTACTACCGATAATATGTTTAACAGCCCTGATGGTATTGGTTTTGACCAAGCTGGACGTTTGTGGATTCAGTCGGATGGTAACTATTCAAATCAGGGTGATTTTGCTGGACAGGGCAATAACCAGATGCTCTGTGCGGATCCAAAAACAGGCGAGGTACGACGCTTCCTAACCGGCCCTGTGGCCTGTGAAATTACTGGTTTGGCTTTCACCCCAGATCAGAAAACTTTATTTGTCGGTGTGCAGCACCCAGGTGAAAAGCTTGTGGCATCACAGTTTCCGTTTGGCGGTAATTCAGTTCCACGCTCTAGTGTGATGGTTATTACGCGTGAAGATGGAGGCGTGATAGGTAGTTAA
- the gdhA gene encoding NADP-specific glutamate dehydrogenase, producing the protein MSQTLSAFLSHIKQRDPDQPEFHQAVEEVLRTLWPFLEENPRYMHAGIIERMVEPERVILFRVPWVDDAGKVHVNRGYRIQMNSAIGPYKGGLRFHPSVNLGVLKFLAFEQVFKNSLTSLPMGGGKGGSDFDPKGKTDNEVMRFCQSFMTELFRHIGHHLDVPAGDIGVGAREIGYMFGQYKRLANEFTSVLTGKGMTYGGSLIRPEATGYGCVYFAEEMLKSVKRRFEGQRVSISGSGNVAQYAAQKVIELGGKVISLSDSGGTLYIEDGMNGEHWHYLMDLKNVRRGRLQEMAEHFALEFLPGQRPWALKCDIALPCATQNELDIDDARTLIKNGCICVAEGANMPSTLDAVDLFIEQGILYAPGKASNAGGVAVSGLEMSQNAMRLLWTDGEVDAKLHSIMQQIHSACVNYGMENGRVNYVKGANIAGFVKVADAMLAQGIV; encoded by the coding sequence ATGTCCCAAACTCTTAGTGCGTTTTTATCCCATATAAAACAACGTGACCCGGATCAGCCAGAATTCCATCAAGCGGTCGAAGAAGTACTGCGAACCCTGTGGCCTTTCTTGGAAGAAAACCCGCGTTACATGCACGCAGGCATTATTGAGCGCATGGTTGAGCCTGAGCGGGTGATTTTATTCCGAGTGCCTTGGGTCGATGATGCCGGCAAAGTGCATGTCAATCGTGGCTACCGTATCCAAATGAATAGCGCTATTGGCCCTTACAAAGGTGGCTTACGCTTTCATCCGTCAGTTAACCTGGGTGTTTTAAAGTTCTTAGCTTTTGAGCAAGTATTTAAAAACTCTTTAACTTCTTTGCCCATGGGCGGCGGTAAAGGTGGCTCGGATTTTGACCCCAAGGGTAAAACTGATAATGAAGTGATGCGTTTCTGTCAGTCGTTTATGACCGAGCTGTTCCGCCATATTGGTCACCACCTCGATGTGCCCGCCGGTGATATTGGTGTAGGCGCCCGTGAAATTGGTTATATGTTTGGTCAATATAAGCGCTTGGCCAATGAGTTTACCTCGGTGTTAACCGGTAAAGGAATGACCTATGGCGGCAGCTTAATTCGCCCGGAAGCGACCGGTTATGGATGTGTCTACTTTGCTGAAGAAATGTTGAAAAGCGTGAAACGTCGCTTCGAAGGCCAGCGAGTATCGATTTCTGGCTCGGGTAATGTAGCTCAGTACGCTGCACAAAAAGTGATTGAGCTGGGCGGCAAGGTTATTTCTTTGTCTGATTCGGGCGGTACCCTGTACATCGAAGACGGCATGAACGGTGAGCATTGGCATTACCTGATGGACTTGAAAAATGTCCGTCGCGGGCGCTTACAAGAAATGGCTGAGCATTTTGCTTTAGAGTTTTTGCCGGGGCAACGTCCGTGGGCGCTCAAGTGTGACATCGCTTTACCCTGTGCGACGCAAAATGAGCTGGATATTGACGATGCCCGCACCTTGATTAAAAACGGTTGTATCTGTGTTGCCGAAGGCGCGAATATGCCTTCCACACTGGATGCTGTTGATCTGTTTATTGAGCAGGGGATTTTGTACGCACCAGGTAAGGCATCTAACGCCGGCGGGGTGGCAGTCAGTGGTTTAGAAATGAGCCAAAACGCCATGCGTCTATTGTGGACGGACGGTGAGGTTGACGCCAAACTGCACAGTATCATGCAACAAATTCACAGTGCCTGTGTTAATTACGGCATGGAAAATGGACGTGTGAACTATGTTAAAGGCGCCAATATCGCGGGCTTTGTCAAAGTGGCTGACGCCATGCTGGCACAAGGCATCGTGTAA
- a CDS encoding autotransporter domain-containing SGNH/GDSL hydrolase family protein — MKKIVVGLLGISALSVGVACAAPKPYSNFVVFGDSLVDAGQFPDTVIPGQTKRFTNRTGPNFFDTPYGPVSSMLIGERLGMSSTQLAGSTSPVNQAQGLKDGDNWAVGGYRTDQIYDSITAVSGSVVADGGTTLRVRDGYLPSLQAQGQSIDRNTLFYISGGGNDFLQGLILSPQQAARSADRLAASVTALQEAGGRYFMVWMLPDIGLTPQVYDTPLQDFVSDLSTAFNAQLVQQLSDVSADVIVLNIPKLLSEGLQNPAQFGLDGNENLIGTCFNGDGCTENLKYGINSATADPSKLLFNDSVHPTITGQRLIADYGYSILAAPWEITLLPEMARSALNHHQNNLTNYALNSQPAWQASGQWSSYASASGERTNYRSQSSASKGDSDHYALSFGASYRINEQWRAGVGVSLQESTLTAGVEDSKYQLNSYLLSPFIQYNHQAFWADANLSAGRLDYDSLRRKMALNTSKRTEKGDTKGSVLGIHSRVGYQLFSAQEPLQLSPYVSMSYARFKVDNYAEKGSHSTALTFAEQKRTSKRLGAGLLASYQLSAPLRLSAEAGYEKEFNKDQQRLGMSLNSVNSIDFKLKGYKPDSSLGTLGLGAAYQISDALTVQGNYNYMHADSVRQHALAVGVSLNW, encoded by the coding sequence ATGAAAAAAATAGTTGTGGGTTTATTGGGTATTTCCGCCTTAAGTGTTGGAGTGGCTTGCGCTGCACCAAAACCATATAGCAATTTTGTGGTTTTTGGAGATAGCCTAGTCGATGCCGGACAATTTCCAGACACGGTTATTCCTGGGCAAACAAAACGTTTTACGAATCGGACTGGGCCTAATTTTTTTGACACCCCTTATGGGCCTGTCTCGTCAATGCTCATTGGTGAGCGTTTGGGGATGAGTAGCACGCAGTTAGCGGGTTCTACTTCACCGGTGAATCAGGCGCAAGGACTTAAAGATGGCGATAACTGGGCAGTAGGAGGTTATCGAACTGATCAGATTTACGACTCCATTACTGCTGTTTCAGGCTCAGTAGTTGCTGATGGTGGTACAACTCTTAGGGTGCGCGATGGTTATTTGCCCAGTCTACAAGCCCAAGGCCAATCCATTGACCGCAATACATTATTTTATATCAGTGGCGGCGGTAACGACTTCTTGCAAGGTTTGATTTTAAGTCCTCAGCAAGCGGCTCGCTCTGCTGACCGTTTGGCTGCCAGTGTAACTGCCTTACAGGAAGCCGGTGGGCGTTATTTTATGGTGTGGATGCTGCCTGATATTGGTTTGACACCGCAAGTGTACGACACACCTTTGCAAGACTTTGTCTCTGATTTATCCACTGCATTTAATGCTCAGCTGGTACAACAGCTTTCAGATGTCAGTGCAGATGTCATAGTGTTAAATATTCCTAAACTGCTTAGTGAGGGACTACAAAATCCAGCACAGTTTGGTTTAGACGGTAATGAAAATTTAATTGGTACTTGTTTCAATGGTGATGGCTGCACGGAAAACTTAAAGTACGGGATTAATAGTGCGACAGCTGATCCGAGTAAGTTGTTATTTAATGACAGTGTGCACCCTACGATCACTGGGCAGCGCCTGATTGCAGATTACGGTTATTCCATCTTGGCTGCGCCGTGGGAGATAACTCTGCTGCCGGAGATGGCACGCAGCGCGCTCAACCATCATCAAAATAACTTAACAAACTATGCTCTCAATAGTCAGCCTGCTTGGCAGGCGAGCGGACAGTGGAGTAGCTATGCTTCAGCAAGCGGTGAGCGAACCAACTACCGTTCGCAATCAAGTGCTAGTAAAGGTGATAGTGATCATTATGCATTATCTTTCGGCGCTAGTTACCGGATCAACGAGCAGTGGCGGGCAGGGGTAGGTGTGAGCTTGCAAGAAAGCACACTTACCGCAGGAGTGGAAGATTCTAAGTATCAGCTCAATAGTTATCTACTGAGTCCTTTTATTCAATATAACCACCAAGCGTTTTGGGCTGATGCAAACCTAAGTGCAGGACGCTTAGATTATGATAGCTTACGGCGTAAAATGGCTTTGAATACTTCTAAGCGAACTGAAAAGGGTGATACTAAAGGTAGCGTGCTTGGTATTCATAGTCGGGTTGGTTATCAATTATTTTCTGCTCAGGAGCCTTTGCAGTTATCACCTTATGTTTCTATGAGTTATGCACGTTTTAAAGTAGACAACTATGCTGAGAAAGGGAGTCATTCAACTGCACTGACTTTTGCTGAGCAAAAGCGCACGTCTAAGCGTTTAGGTGCTGGGCTCCTCGCTAGCTACCAGCTAAGTGCCCCATTACGGCTGAGTGCAGAAGCGGGTTACGAGAAAGAGTTCAATAAAGATCAACAGCGGCTTGGCATGTCTCTTAATAGCGTTAACAGCATAGACTTTAAACTGAAAGGGTATAAACCAGACAGTTCTCTAGGAACGCTTGGTTTAGGGGCCGCTTATCAAATATCCGATGCTTTAACTGTACAGGGCAACTACAACTATATGCATGCCGACTCGGTGCGTCAGCATGCATTAGCTGTTGGGGTGAGCTTGAACTGGTAA